The Triticum aestivum cultivar Chinese Spring chromosome 7B, IWGSC CS RefSeq v2.1, whole genome shotgun sequence genome window below encodes:
- the LOC123157198 gene encoding uncharacterized protein, protein MMDARRWQSPAAAAAAAEAAAEDASGGGGGPSRRPLRRGLQRASPYGLGPRRWLPKPPVASSVFAAASRDHTAADDNRMGRYESMDAAHEASRVTHENKSMKPNTNAITNVALTFPSNVNLLPDGDDINRSDVSGLAEIEKIIKQKQFSRDETERLIEIMRLRTPDLHGDDQRATHSFAKETETTPFSNKLVIPAKPDERNWGTDMFAQSNVHDATSPIELARAYMEAQTSASVHESQKRKFRALSHGVEIENSASKIFPKVAMDSPVRWPGSVVRDHTNHYLTPQSNKRRALPPASSRSPYTGSVFRRSVKRTGQLDTYSNSSGRPQLSTPFSVGSKAMLEDKMTSIDGVLGVQPSTSSERVHVDAVGTDTPHTFTLERPHGKGTIESGSGTGRIPVADNISKHAAVSVHPKSSQTAQKILQHLERTIPSPTVKPELRRTAKRTISPVVISSPYKMPDSITNNAPRQNSLNERASAYQEISNVKKVQEPPSSSNCEEPAPKVQSPVATPEVAAMTSSQHPSKPDVATAPAAAVSDKSATNGFMFSFPVTKTSVSLPEPPPTPTFFSPPKRSPPADIQDIPKFNFGSASPTDNLVFSVDSASVSAGAEEVAPTFKIGSDKKRELSFDVAGKDAVVS, encoded by the exons ATGATGGATGCGCGGCGGTGGCAGTCcccggcggcggccgccgcggccgccgaggcggcggcggaggacgcgtccggcggcgggggcgggcccTCGAGGCGGCCGCTGCGCCGCGGCCTGCAACGCGCGTCGCCCTACGGGCTGGGCCCCCGGCGCTGGCTCCCGAAGCCCCCGGTGGCCTCTAGTGTCTTCGCCGCCGCGTCCCGTGACCACACCGCCGCAG ACGATAATCGGATGGGTCGATATGAATCAATGGATGCTGCGCATGAAGCGAGCAGAGTAACACATGAA AATAAGTCTATGAAACCAAATACCAATGCTATAACCAATGTGGCCCTAACGTTTCCAAGCAATGTCAACCTGCTGCCTGATGGTGATGACATAAATCGGAGCGATGTCAGTGGACTTGCTGAAATCGAGAAGATCATCAAACAGAAGCAATTTTCTAG GGATGAAACAGAACGTTTGATAGAGATTATGCGTTTGAGGACTCCTGATCTCCATGGCGACGATCAGAGAGCTACACACTCTTTTGCGAAAGAAACTGAAACTACACCATTTTCAAACAAACTGGTGATACCTGCAAAGCCAGATGAACGAAATTGGGGGACTGATATGTTTGCACAGTCAAAT GTGCATGATGCTACTTCACCCATTGAACTTGCTAGAGCTTATATGGAAGCACAGACCTCAGCAAGTGTACATGAATCTCAAAAGAGAAAATTCAGAGCTTTGAGTCATGGAGTTGAAATTGAGAATTCAGCATCAAAAATATTCCCTAAAGTGGCCATGGACTCTCCTGTGCGCTGGCCAGGTTCAGTTGTCCGAGACCATACAAACCACTACCTTACACCACAAAGTAATAAACGAAGAGCTCTTCCTCCTGCATCCTCTCGGTCACCATATACTGGCTCAGTTTTCCGAAGATCTGTCAAG AGAACAGGACAGCTTGATACCTATAGTAACTCATCTGGGCGGCCACAGCTTTCAACACCTTTTTCCGTTGGAAGTAAG GCTATGCTAGAGGATAAAATGACATCAATTGATGGTGTTCTTGGAGTGCAACCATCAACCTCTTCTGAAAGAGTACATGTAGATGCCGTTGGCACTGATACTCCACATACATTCACCCTAGAAAGACCTCACGGCAAAGGCACCATAGAAAGCGGTTCGGGTACTGGACGTATACCAGTGGCAGACAATATTTCCAAGCATGCTGCTGTATCTGTTCACCCGAAGTCGAGCCAGACAGCTCAGAAAATACTCCAGCATCTTGAGAGGACAATTCCATCCCCTACAGTAAAGCCAGAGCTAAGGCGAACTGCAAAGAGAACTATTTCCCCTGTTGTCATCAGCAGCCCGTATAAAATGCCCGACTCCATCACTAATAATGCTCCCAGACAGAACAGCCTCAATGAGCGTGCCAGTGCTTATCAGGAAATTTCAAATGTGAAGAAG GTTCAGGAACCCCCAAGCAGCTCCAATTGTGAGGAGCCGGCTCCAAAGGTCCAGAGCCCAGTGGCCACCCCAGAAGTCGCCGCAATGACCAGCTCGCAGCATCCTTCAAAACCCGACGTGGCAACTGCACCAGCTGCAGCAGTCTCGGATAAAAGCGCGACCAATGGTTTCATGTTCTCGTTCCCTGTCACCAAAACCTCAGTTTCGCTTCCAGAACCGCCACCCACACCTACTTTCTTCTCACCGCCAAAAAGGAGCCCCCCAGCTGACATCCAAGATATCCCCAAGTTCAACTTTGGCTCAGCAAGCCCTACGGATAATCTTGTTTTCTCCGTCGATTCGGCGAGCGTCTCTGCTGGTGCAGAGGAAGTGGCTCCAACCTTCAAGATTGGGTCGGACAAGAAGCGAGAACTGTCCTTTGATGTGGCTGGGAAAGATGCAGTTGTCTCTTAG
- the LOC123156405 gene encoding glucan endo-1,3-beta-glucosidase 14 yields MTVVMGRRQCAHWMLLLFCCLLLTSPSHGHRHHRPADAFVGAYGINYGRIANNLPSPDKVVELLRRSKIRNVKIYNEDHAVLDAFKGTGLNLVIAINNGLLNALAANESVAIDWLNENVKPYISHTRIVGITVGNEVLGGDPSLAAPLVGAVKNMYDGLKKLHLDDKIELFTPHSEAVFATSYPPSACVFKEEIMVYMKPLLDLFSRIGSPFYVNAYPFLAYLTDPGQIDINYALFQPNPGIVDPNTSLHYDNMFDAQIDAAYAALQAVGYNDMEVRVAETGWASSGDPNQAGASVENARTYNYNLRKRLFLRKGTPLKPKIPVKAYIFALFNENLKNGDPTEKHYGLFNPDGRISYDIGYSGLLPSSAPASLLSIKEMRAWGWIAHYSAAVILAIFLF; encoded by the exons ATGACGGTGGTCATGGGTCGGCGCCAGTGCGCTCACTGGATGCTGCTGCTCTTCTGTTGCCTCCTCCTCACGTCCCCCTCACATG GTCATCGTCACCATCGACCCGCTGACGCGTTTGTCGGGGCATACGGGATAAACTACGGGAGAATAGCGAACAACCTCCCGTCCCCGGACAAGGTGGTGGAGCTCCTCAGGAGGTCCAAGATAAGGAATGTCAAGATATATAATGAAGATCACGCTGTGCTCGATGCGTTCAAAGGGACAGGGCTCAACCTGGTCATTGCTATCAACAATGGGTTGCTGAATGCTCTTGCTGCCAATGAGAGCGTTGCGATTGACTGGCTGAATGAGAACGTGAAGCCTTACATTTCTCATACACGCATCGTTGGAATCACTGTGGGGAATGAGGTGCTGGGAGGCGATCCGAGCTTGGCCGCTCCGCTCGTTGGAGCTGTTAAGAATATGTACGATGGTCTCAAGAAACTGCATCTGGATGACAAAATTGAGCTTTTCACACCCCACTCTGAAGCTGTGTTCGCTACTTCCTATCCACCCTCTGCATGTGTTTTCAAGGAAGAAATCATGGTGTATATGAAGCCACTGCTGGACTTGTTTTCACGGATCGGCTCACCTTTctatgtcaatgcatatcccttttTGGCTTACTTAACTGATCCGGGACAGATCGACATTAATTATGCTCTCTTTCAGCCCAACCCTGGAATAGTTGATCCGAATACTAGTCTGCACTATGACAACATGTTTGATGCGCAGATAGATGCAGCTTACGCTGCTCTGCAGGCTGTTGGTTATAATGACATGGAAGTCCGGGTGGCAGAGACTGGCTGGGCTTCTAGTGGAGATCCAAATCAAGCAGGAGCATCAGTTGAGAATGCAAGGACTTACAATTACAACCTCCGTAAGAGGCTCTTTTTGAGGAAGGGAACTCCTCTCAAGCCAAAGATACCGGTCAAAGCATACATCTTTGCCTTGTTTAATGAGAACTTGAAGAATGGAGATCCTACTGAGAAGCACTATGGGCTCTTCAATCCAGATGGAAGGATTTCATATGATATCGGTTACTCAGGTCTATTACCTTCATCAGCACCCGCATCCTTGCTGTCAATTAAG